The following DNA comes from Buttiauxella agrestis.
AGCCACACCCAGACGGACAGCCTGGTCGACTACGATTCTCGCCACATCGAAATGGCGGGCGCGTGGGTATTGCGCCAGATAGTCCCGCATTACCACACCTAAATCCAGCGGCACTTGTCTGGTTTTATAGACCTGAAGTGCAGCTTCAATCATGGCAGCAAGCTGTTCGCGGATTTCATTAAACTCTTCGAATTCCAGGTCGCTTGGCAGCTCGCCCATGACTTCATCGTCACGCAGCGTCATTTCTTCATCACGCATATCCAGCAGACGATCGGCGTTGGCGTAGGTCAGTGCCCAAGGGGCATCGAAATAGTTTTGTACCGAAACGCGCAGACGCTGCGCAAAAACACGGTTTTTATCCATGTCGATAGCGGTACGAATGAATTTATGAACGTGACGGTCATAGCCGATCCACAGGTCAATGGCCTGTTGGCCCCAGCTAACGATGCGATCAAGTTTGCTTTGCAGATCAAACACCAGGCGGTCAACAAAATGCAGATCATCACGCCCCAGAATCGCATCCTGGATGCGTAATAGATTTGCCTGAAGCTTGTCACCTGCGGCTTCAAGGGTGTCCTGCAACTCACGCAACGTACCGGAGGTTTCGGATAACAACATTTCGCAGCTGGAAATGGCCGCGCGCCAGTCTTTGTTCAGCAGTTGCGCGATATCATCTTTAACCTGTTGTTGGTGCTCATCCATGATGCGCTGGGTGAGATCGATGCTGTCAAAAATCTCGGCGACCGAGTATTTCAGTGGTGCAAAAACATTGCGATGCCAGTGGAATTCGTCACCACCTTCATCCGCTGAATCTGCCGCGCGCTTCAATTCGCCACCGACAATCGACAGCTGCATGGATAAACGCAAGGTCGAAAACTCGCGCTGGCGAATGTAGTAATCAGTAATACCAATACCGAGCGGCGTCAGGCGATAAATCGCGTTACCTTCATTGATTTCGCTGACAAAACGGTTGATTAAACGCTGGCGCACCATGTCATTGATGGCGTTATTGGCGCGAACGTTAATGGTTTCGCTGGTTTGGTCGAACCCTTCACTGACGTGACGGAAAGCGTCAATCAGTTCGCCTTCACTCATCTCACCGTCCAGGCGCTCACCGTTTAGGGTGGCGATAGCCAACAGGAACGTCAGGCGCTCTGTGGGAAGTGAAATCGAGTAGTCATTTTTCCTGGCCCAGGCAACCAGCTCCGGCACTGTCTGGGAAACATCACTCATAATTTTTCCTTGGCTCAAGCGGCTTGATAGCTGTCACGTGGATATAGCGGCCGAGACTCACAAAAGGTTCCTGGCGGCAATAACGCGTTTCCAGTTCAAGCAAATTCTCAAAACCATCGCGTTGTTTGTGCTTATCGCGCAAGTAATCGTGGAACACTCGCACACCGGTTTTCCCGGTTATCTGCCAGCCAATTTGCTCCAGCCAGTGGTACACCTGTTCTGGCTGTAGCGGATTGTCAGGCGACAGAGTCTTCCGCTTATTCTTTTTCATGCCCTGGAGAACATATTCGAAGTTACCGACAAACATATTTCTCATCAGTAAGCCGTTAGCATTGTAGAACATCAGGGATAAAGCACCGCCGGGTGCAAGGCTTTCCCACAATGTTTTCAGTACGGCCTGAGGATCTACGACCCATTCCAGCACAGCGTGAAACAATATCAGATCAACCGGCTTTTCCAAATGTTGACCAATATCCTGGGCGGAGGAATGTACGAAATGCATGTTCTCGCTCACACCTTTCTCACAGGCTTGTGCCTGAGCGCGAGAAATCATCTCAGCGGAAACGTCGCAGAGCAGAACTTCATGACCCCGCTGCGCAAGACCACAGGCAGTTTGTCCTTCGCCGCCGCCCGCATCCAGAACCCGTAATTTCTCAGGCATGGTGGACAGCAAAGCATCAAGATCTTGCCATAAGATAGCCTGGCGAAGTTGTCCTTTGGTTGTACCGTATATGTTGCGTGAGAACTTCTCAGCAATGTCGTCAAAATTGCGGTCACGCACGGGTACGGCTCCATGGGGGAAAAGGGATTATCCGAGATCGGTGGGTATTTTGGCACAGCTGCGCCAGGAATGAACCCGTCTGGTGTAAGATCACCTGCGTTTACCTGCTGTATGGCTAAAAAAGGACCCATAATTCATGCTTTTTATCCTGAAAAAATTTATCGGGGGACTGCTTCTGCCCTTACCTTTTTTATTATTGATGATGGGCGTGGCACTTTGCTTGTTATGGTTCACCCGTTGGCAAAAAAGTGCAAAAGCGCTGTTAAGCGTGAGTTGGTTAGTTTTGCTGCTGATTAGCTTACAGCCCGTGGCCGACAAAATGCTCAAGCCTATCGAAAATGCCTACCCGACCTGGCGCGGAAGCGAGAAAGTGGATTACATCGTGATTTTAGGCGGTGGCTATACGTGGAACCCTGAATGGGCGCCGAGTTCCAATCTCATCAATAATAGTTTGCCACGCGTGACTGAAGGTATTCGGTTATGGCAGGAAAACCCTGGTTCGAAGCTCATTTTTACCGGGGCAAGAGCGATGACAAATCCGGTCAGTACCGCTGAAGCCGGTGCCAGAGTAGCTGAGAGCCTGGGCGTTCCACGCTCCGAGATAATCACTCTGGACTCGCCAAAAGATACCGAAGAAGAAGCGGCTGCGGTGGAGAAAGCCATCGGGCAGCAACCGTTCTTGCTGGTGACTTCCGCCTCTCACTTACCGAGGGCGATGGTTTTCTTCCACAATGCAGGTTTGCATCCCCTTCCGGCACCCGCGAACCAACTGGCGATTGAGTCTCCGTTAAATCCCTGGGAAAGAATCATCCCTTCTCCAGTGTGGTTAATGCACAGCGACCGGGCGGGTTATGAAACTCTGGGACGCATCTGGCAGTGGATGAAAGGA
Coding sequences within:
- the mukF gene encoding chromosome partition protein MukF gives rise to the protein MSDVSQTVPELVAWARKNDYSISLPTERLTFLLAIATLNGERLDGEMSEGELIDAFRHVSEGFDQTSETINVRANNAINDMVRQRLINRFVSEINEGNAIYRLTPLGIGITDYYIRQREFSTLRLSMQLSIVGGELKRAADSADEGGDEFHWHRNVFAPLKYSVAEIFDSIDLTQRIMDEHQQQVKDDIAQLLNKDWRAAISSCEMLLSETSGTLRELQDTLEAAGDKLQANLLRIQDAILGRDDLHFVDRLVFDLQSKLDRIVSWGQQAIDLWIGYDRHVHKFIRTAIDMDKNRVFAQRLRVSVQNYFDAPWALTYANADRLLDMRDEEMTLRDDEVMGELPSDLEFEEFNEIREQLAAMIEAALQVYKTRQVPLDLGVVMRDYLAQYPRARHFDVARIVVDQAVRLGVAEADFTGLPPQWQAINDYGAKVQAHVINKY
- the cmoM gene encoding tRNA uridine 5-oxyacetic acid(34) methyltransferase CmoM, which produces MRDRNFDDIAEKFSRNIYGTTKGQLRQAILWQDLDALLSTMPEKLRVLDAGGGEGQTACGLAQRGHEVLLCDVSAEMISRAQAQACEKGVSENMHFVHSSAQDIGQHLEKPVDLILFHAVLEWVVDPQAVLKTLWESLAPGGALSLMFYNANGLLMRNMFVGNFEYVLQGMKKNKRKTLSPDNPLQPEQVYHWLEQIGWQITGKTGVRVFHDYLRDKHKQRDGFENLLELETRYCRQEPFVSLGRYIHVTAIKPLEPRKNYE
- the elyC gene encoding envelope biogenesis factor ElyC codes for the protein MLFILKKFIGGLLLPLPFLLLMMGVALCLLWFTRWQKSAKALLSVSWLVLLLISLQPVADKMLKPIENAYPTWRGSEKVDYIVILGGGYTWNPEWAPSSNLINNSLPRVTEGIRLWQENPGSKLIFTGARAMTNPVSTAEAGARVAESLGVPRSEIITLDSPKDTEEEAAAVEKAIGQQPFLLVTSASHLPRAMVFFHNAGLHPLPAPANQLAIESPLNPWERIIPSPVWLMHSDRAGYETLGRIWQWMKGSSGDPGK